The nucleotide sequence CCCGCGATATCGAAGGTGGTGGCGACGATCATGGCGGAGTGCTCCTTCGCCGAATCCTGGCGCCGTGGCCGCGCGATCAGGGCGCCGCCGGCACCGCCTGCAGGATAGCATCACGCACGACCGCAGCGCCGGCCGGCACGTCAGCCATCGCCCGCTGCCGCAGTCAGAACTTTTCCCCGCCCGGCCTCGGCGCGGGTTCCAGCCGTCACTGGTTCGCTCCTTCAGTCTTCGCCGCCCTCCGCCGATGCTGATGCGCAGTGGCGCCGGCCGCGCGGCGCGGCGCCCTGGAGGCGAGGCGTGTTCATCGATCGCATCTACCGTGGCTGGCTGCTAACGCAGACGAGCGCCCGCATCCTCTGGGCGGACAAGCGGCTGCTACTGTTCACGCTGCTCAGCACCGTCTGCACCGTGCTCGCCACGGCGATCATCCTGGCGCCGGTCTACGGGGCGATGCGCAGTTCGGACCATCTGCACAGCGGCTTCCCGCTGATGCGGCTGTTCATCCTCTACATGACGACCTCGTTCATCTCGGTCTTCTTCAACACGGCGCTCGTCGCGATCGTGCTGGAGCGGCTGAACGGCGGCGAGCTCGGCTTCGAGCACGGCCTCTGGGTCGCCGTCGATAACATCATCACGATCCTGGTGCTGGCGGCGATCTCGGCCACGGTCGGCGTGCTGCTGCGCACGATCGGGCGGCAGTTGCGCTTCGGCGGCCTGCTGGCCGTGCTGCTGTTCGGCGCCGCCTGGGAGATCGCGACCTTCCTGAGCGTGCCCGTGATCGTGGCCGAGGGCGGCGACCCGTTCAGCGTGCTCGGCCGCAGCATCGGCCTGGTGCACAAGGTCTGGGGCGAAGAGGTGAGCAGCAACATCGGCATCGGCATGATCAGCGGGCTGTTCGCCTTGCCGGCGATCGTGCTCGGTCTGCGCGGCTTCTTCTCCGCCGATCATACCCAGGCGCTGGCCTGCATCGGCATCGCCGCCGTCTACCTGGCGCT is from Dehalococcoidia bacterium and encodes:
- a CDS encoding DUF6159 family protein, whose product is MFIDRIYRGWLLTQTSARILWADKRLLLFTLLSTVCTVLATAIILAPVYGAMRSSDHLHSGFPLMRLFILYMTTSFISVFFNTALVAIVLERLNGGELGFEHGLWVAVDNIITILVLAAISATVGVLLRTIGRQLRFGGLLAVLLFGAAWEIATFLSVPVIVAEGGDPFSVLGRSIGLVHKVWGEEVSSNIGIGMISGLFALPAIVLGLRGFFSADHTQALACIGIAAVYLALLSLIVATLNQIVRAAVYYFAQTGQVPSGFDGATLRNAMSK